A DNA window from Drosophila biarmipes strain raj3 chromosome 2R, RU_DBia_V1.1, whole genome shotgun sequence contains the following coding sequences:
- the LOC108030263 gene encoding aspartate--tRNA ligase, cytoplasmic codes for MVEDKENVANGEQVSKKGAKKLAKAAKKAEQKAETASAVAANNAAGDSAEDHAAGKYGLSEMIQSKDKRSERNFVPVSELSGQLTKGLVWVRGRVHTSRAKGKQCFLILRQQSSTVQCILAVNDVISKQMVKFAGNIPKESIIDIQAKPVAVSSKIESCTEQTLELSVEQIFVISQAKAQLPLQIEDASRPENADDAEGLNIRVNQDTRLDNRVLDLRTPANQAIFRLEAGVCRLFRDILTQKGFTEIHTPKIISAASEGGANVFTVSYFKDSAYLAQSPQLYKQMAIAADFDKVYTVGAVFRAEDSNTHRHLTEFVGLDLEMAFKYHYHEVLHTIGNTFTAIFKGLRDQYAREIEYVGQQYKVDAFKFLEPPLILQFADGVAMLREAGVETGDEEDLSTPNEKLLGRLVKAKYDTDFYILDKFPLAIRPFYTMPDPNNPVYSNSYDMFMRGEEILSGAQRIHDPEYLMERAKHHGIDTSKIAAYIESFRYGCPPHAGGGIGMERVVMLYLGLDNIRKTSMFPRDPKRLTP; via the exons ATGGTCGAGGACAAGGAGAACGTGGCCAACGGGGAGCAGGTCTCCAAGAAGGGAGCCAAGAAGCTGGCCAAGGCCGCCAAG AAAGCCGAACAGAAAGCGGAGACGGCCTCCGCCGTGGCTGCCAACAATGCGGCCGGCGACTCTGCCGAGGATCACGCTGCCGGCAAATATGGCCTCTCCGAGATGATCCAGTCCAAGGACAAGCGCAGCGAACGCAACTTCGTCCCCGTTTCGGAGCTGAGTGGCCAGCTGACCAAGGGTCTCGTCTGGGTGCGGGGACGCGTCCACACGTCGCGCGCCAAGGGCAAGCAGTGCTTCCTCATCCTGCGCCAGCAGAGCAGCACGGTGCAGTGCATCCTGGCCGTCAACGATGTCATATCCAAGCAAATGGTCAAGTTTGCGGGCAA TATTCCCAAGGAGAGCATCATCGATATCCAGGCCAAGCCAGTGGCTGTGTCCAGCAAGATTGAATCCTGCACGGAGCAGACGCTGGAGCTGTCCGTCGAACAGATATTCGTGATTTCCCAGGCCAAGGCCCAGTTGCCTTTGCAAATCGAGGACGCCTCGCGTCCCGAGAACGCCGACGATGCGGAAGGCCTCAATATTCGCGTGAACCAGGACACGCGACTGGACAACCGAGTGCTGGACCTGAGGACTCCGGCGAATCAGGCCATTTTCCGACTGGAAGCGGGAGTGTGCCGCCTGTTCCGTGATATCCTCACGCAGAAGGGCTTCACCGAGATCCACACGCCCAAGATCATCTCGGCGGCCAGTGAGGGCGGCGCCAACGTGTTCACCGTGAGCTACTTCAAGGATTCGGCCTATCTGGCGCAGTCGCCACAGCTGTACAAGCAGATGGCCATCGCCGCCGATTTCGACAAAGTCTACACGGTGGGCGCTGTATTCCGTGCGGAGGATTCCAACACTCATCGGCACTTGACCGAGTTCGTGGGTCTCGATCTGGAGATGGCCTTCAAGTACCACTACCACGAGGTCCTGCACACAATTGGCAACACGTTTACGGCCATTTTCAAGGGACTGCGCGACCAGTACGCCCGAGAGATCGAGTATGTGGGCCAGCAGTACAAGGTGGACGCCTTTAAGTTCCTGGAGCCGCCGCTAATCCTTCAGTTTGCCGATGGCGTGGCCATGTTGCGCGAAGCTGGCGTGGAGACGGGCGACGAGGAGGATCTGTCGACGCCCAACGAAAAGCTTCTTGGTCGCCTGGTCAAGGCCAAGTACGACACCGACTTCTACATCCTGGACAAGTTCCCGTTGGCGATACGGCCCTTCTACACCATGCCCGATCCGAACAACCCAGTCTACTCCAATTCCTATGATATGTTTATGCGCGGCGAGGAGATCCTGTCCGGGGCGCAGCGCATTCACGATCCGGAGTACTTAATGGAGCGCGCCAAGCACCATGGCATCG ATACCTCCAAGATTGCGGCGTACATCGAGTCCTTCCGCTACGGATGTCCCCCGCATGCTGGCGGTGGCATTGGCATGGAGCGCGTGGTGATGCTGTATCTCGGATTGGACAACATCCGCAAGACCTCCATGTTCCCACGCGACCCCAAGCGGTTAACGCCTTAA